A region from the Leptospira venezuelensis genome encodes:
- a CDS encoding alpha/beta hydrolase, whose product MLWQKFETLAARALLSLPNPVLRIFGKDIKRERTLDSKVRAALVLAKIKPKPENLPPAKARDLFKNIMGFFDLEKVDLPRIENFSIPGMGPRIKVRLYSSNITKDLEPCLLYFHGGGFVIGDLESHDAPLRYLAKISGRAILAVDYRLGPEHTYPSPWEDAYSAYKWVRKNGKSIGIDPKKIAVGGDSAGGNLAVSISTRAKKEKLALPQFQILIYPWIDLIQERESIEEFANGYALTRDLLRYFKYHSIPNSKDWKDPRVTPFQQTNFSHTPKTYILIAGFDPLQDEGLAYADLLRKAKVKLEIKTYETLIHGFFNLGRSVPEAKNALDQIAKWIHAGFSGK is encoded by the coding sequence GTGCTCTGGCAAAAGTTTGAGACCTTAGCGGCCAGAGCTTTACTTTCTCTTCCAAATCCGGTTCTAAGGATTTTCGGAAAAGATATCAAAAGAGAAAGAACCTTGGATTCCAAGGTTCGAGCCGCCTTAGTTTTAGCTAAGATAAAACCTAAACCTGAAAATCTTCCTCCGGCTAAAGCCAGAGATCTTTTCAAAAACATAATGGGGTTTTTTGATTTAGAGAAAGTAGATCTTCCTAGAATAGAAAATTTTTCAATCCCAGGAATGGGCCCAAGGATCAAAGTAAGATTATATTCTTCGAATATAACTAAAGACTTGGAACCATGTTTGCTTTATTTTCATGGAGGTGGTTTTGTAATCGGAGATTTAGAATCTCACGATGCGCCTCTAAGATATTTAGCAAAAATCTCCGGCCGTGCTATACTTGCAGTTGATTATAGGTTAGGGCCTGAACATACCTATCCTTCTCCTTGGGAAGATGCATATTCTGCTTATAAATGGGTGCGGAAGAATGGGAAATCGATTGGAATTGATCCTAAAAAGATTGCGGTGGGTGGAGATTCTGCTGGAGGAAATTTAGCGGTTTCTATATCTACTCGGGCTAAAAAAGAAAAACTCGCTCTTCCCCAATTCCAAATACTTATCTACCCTTGGATCGATCTAATCCAAGAAAGAGAAAGTATAGAAGAATTTGCAAACGGATACGCTCTCACTCGAGATCTTCTTCGTTATTTCAAATATCATAGCATACCAAATTCTAAAGATTGGAAGGACCCAAGAGTTACACCTTTCCAGCAGACGAATTTTTCTCATACACCCAAGACTTACATTCTCATTGCTGGATTTGATCCTCTACAGGACGAAGGACTCGCTTATGCGGACCTTCTTCGAAAAGCAAAAGTAAAACTGGAAATCAAAACCTACGAAACTTTGATCCACGGCTTTTTTAATTTAGGAAGAAGTGTCCCTGAAGCCAAAAATGCCTTAGATCAGATTGCAAAATGGATACATGCAGGATTTTCTGGAAAATAA
- a CDS encoding S8 family serine peptidase: MKNKILIFLAVFFLASIGYLFAEKEDDSVPIISRLFRPISDVSNKNNTKKDEKKPFRSSQLIVKFRERAGDSVKSYAVDSFQGKVVNNLDESGISQVELREGQSVEEAISEYSAHPDIEYVQPNYIYHASVAPTDTLYSQLWGLNNTGQTIATATYAPTSAPTNNPGTSGDDMRMESAWAITTDCSNTIVAVVDSGVNYNHQDLNDNMWSSNSCVSDKGESLGTCTNGWDYVDKDSNPMDLNGHGTHVAGTIGAEADGTGVVGVCWVAKIMAVRVLDQSGSGDTATIIKGINFAVKNGAKVLNLSLGGPSYDAAMRSAMASAGSKYDALFVVAAGNESSNLSVKNSYPCEYGDANILCVAALDQKFQLASFSNFDTSKTNVDIGAPGTNIRSSWAGLEATSTVPFTSWLTSGGSGTSWVATTCFTIPVLLLATSCNSAFSGIGAGYATYSYSQADVAFPISAAADAVTAVMSLYLDTEAGYDGFNIYANGNSSLYSNSNIISTLSGETNGKLISNLEISAPKCVGSTNCYIGLEFISDQTVNRAGVAFTTFRINTLDVGTTNQYNTINGTSMATPHVTGLAALLRSYNPKFTYKDTITAIIAGGTTVSNLQSITKSGKAANANGAMRNLEAPVDLSVDVP, translated from the coding sequence ATGAAAAATAAAATATTAATTTTTCTAGCGGTTTTCTTTCTCGCATCAATTGGTTATTTATTTGCAGAGAAGGAAGATGATTCCGTCCCAATCATCTCTAGATTATTCAGGCCGATTTCCGATGTTAGTAATAAGAATAATACAAAAAAAGATGAGAAGAAACCATTTAGATCCTCTCAATTAATTGTAAAATTTAGAGAAAGGGCAGGAGATTCGGTTAAATCTTATGCGGTAGATAGTTTCCAAGGAAAAGTTGTAAACAACTTAGATGAGAGCGGAATCTCTCAAGTGGAACTTAGAGAAGGCCAATCTGTAGAAGAAGCAATTTCGGAATATTCTGCTCATCCTGATATAGAATATGTTCAGCCAAATTATATTTATCATGCGAGTGTTGCTCCAACCGACACACTTTATAGTCAATTATGGGGATTGAACAATACAGGCCAAACAATCGCTACTGCTACTTATGCTCCTACTAGCGCTCCTACAAACAATCCAGGAACCAGTGGCGACGACATGAGAATGGAAAGCGCTTGGGCTATCACAACAGATTGTTCTAATACTATTGTAGCGGTTGTTGATTCTGGAGTGAATTATAATCATCAAGATTTAAATGATAATATGTGGAGTTCCAATTCTTGCGTTTCAGATAAGGGAGAGTCCCTCGGAACTTGCACAAATGGTTGGGATTATGTAGATAAGGATTCGAATCCTATGGATTTGAATGGTCATGGCACTCATGTCGCTGGCACAATTGGAGCTGAAGCCGATGGAACAGGTGTAGTCGGAGTTTGCTGGGTCGCGAAAATTATGGCGGTCCGAGTTTTAGATCAATCTGGTTCCGGAGATACAGCTACGATTATTAAAGGAATCAATTTTGCCGTAAAGAATGGAGCGAAGGTTTTAAATTTGAGTCTGGGCGGTCCAAGTTATGATGCTGCTATGCGTTCTGCTATGGCAAGTGCAGGTAGTAAATATGATGCTTTATTCGTTGTCGCTGCCGGAAATGAAAGTAGCAATTTGAGCGTTAAGAATTCGTATCCTTGCGAATATGGAGACGCGAATATTCTTTGCGTAGCTGCCTTAGATCAGAAATTCCAATTAGCTAGCTTCTCCAACTTTGATACTTCCAAAACGAACGTGGATATCGGTGCTCCAGGGACGAATATCAGAAGTTCATGGGCCGGTTTAGAAGCTACTTCTACTGTACCATTTACAAGTTGGCTCACTAGCGGCGGAAGCGGAACAAGTTGGGTTGCTACTACTTGTTTCACTATTCCAGTATTATTATTAGCGACTAGTTGCAATTCTGCATTTAGCGGAATTGGGGCGGGGTATGCTACGTATTCTTATTCGCAAGCAGATGTAGCGTTTCCGATCAGCGCGGCCGCTGATGCAGTAACAGCTGTTATGAGTCTATACTTAGATACAGAAGCAGGTTATGATGGTTTCAATATTTATGCGAATGGAAATTCTTCTCTATACTCCAATTCGAATATTATTTCTACTCTTTCTGGAGAAACGAATGGAAAGTTAATTTCGAATTTAGAAATTTCTGCACCTAAGTGTGTAGGGTCAACGAATTGTTATATTGGGCTTGAATTCATTTCAGATCAAACCGTGAATCGTGCTGGGGTTGCTTTTACAACATTTAGAATAAATACATTGGATGTAGGAACAACCAATCAATACAATACCATCAACGGGACATCAATGGCAACTCCACATGTAACTGGATTGGCTGCTTTATTGAGGTCTTATAATCCTAAGTTCACATATAAAGATACGATTACTGCGATAATAGCAGGCGGAACTACTGTAAGTAATTTGCAATCCATTACAAAATCTGGAAAGGCTGCGAATGCAAATGGAGCAATGCGTAATTTGGAAGCTCCTGTGGATCTAAGTGTCGATGTTCCTTAG
- a CDS encoding CPBP family intramembrane glutamic endopeptidase — MGLLKESLKDFFQTKKDWISFAGIFILFLIFWSYNYSFRFAPLFTQALKDNQIGLSLFYFLFFAAGALLIYPIVLAFYGKLNEFKPSIPLILGFVVVLAIVCSARIRDSELFYWAGSSSIPIAMLTVNYVGTILAYTALPLAWIILRKNSPDRFLGLSKSPRFGEVLFLLGLMLPIIAIASFSLSFLSVYPRFAGRLSDGYLIYPPVLWIILFEISYAADFAVLETFFRGFMVFPLASRIGSKPAVLAMAFMYGLLHFTKPSFEALGSFFGGFILGLISYRTKSVYSGILIHIGVALAMELAATLQFLYFME, encoded by the coding sequence TTGGGCCTACTAAAAGAAAGTTTAAAGGATTTTTTTCAAACTAAAAAGGATTGGATCTCCTTCGCAGGAATCTTCATACTATTTCTAATTTTTTGGTCTTATAACTATTCTTTTCGATTTGCTCCACTTTTCACTCAGGCTTTAAAAGATAACCAGATCGGTTTAAGCTTATTCTACTTTTTATTTTTTGCAGCAGGTGCATTGCTCATATATCCAATCGTTCTCGCATTTTACGGAAAATTAAACGAATTCAAACCTTCTATTCCGCTGATTTTGGGCTTCGTAGTAGTCCTCGCCATTGTGTGTTCAGCAAGGATCAGGGATTCAGAATTATTTTACTGGGCAGGTTCTTCTTCCATACCGATTGCAATGCTTACTGTAAACTATGTTGGGACAATTCTTGCTTACACTGCATTACCTTTGGCTTGGATCATTCTTCGTAAAAATTCTCCGGATAGATTTTTAGGTCTAAGTAAGTCTCCTAGGTTTGGAGAAGTGTTATTCTTATTAGGATTGATGCTCCCGATTATAGCCATTGCATCCTTCTCTCTTTCTTTTCTTTCTGTATATCCTAGATTCGCTGGAAGATTGTCAGATGGTTATTTGATTTATCCTCCTGTTTTATGGATCATTCTATTCGAAATTTCTTATGCAGCTGATTTTGCGGTTTTGGAAACTTTCTTTAGAGGATTTATGGTGTTCCCTCTCGCTTCGAGAATAGGAAGTAAGCCTGCGGTTTTAGCAATGGCATTTATGTATGGCCTATTACATTTTACAAAACCTTCTTTTGAGGCTTTGGGCTCTTTTTTTGGAGGTTTTATCTTAGGATTAATCTCCTATCGGACCAAATCCGTATATTCAGGAATTTTGATACATATAGGCGTTGCATTGGCAATGGAACTTGCCGCCACTTTGCAGTTTTTATATTTTATGGAGTAA
- a CDS encoding GMC family oxidoreductase, with product MKTEEKTDVHFDYDYIIVGSGFGGSVSAMRLSQKGYSVLVIESGKRWTAKEFPKTNWSVHKYLWMPRLGFYGIQRLNLLKDFFLVSGAGVGGGSLVYANTLYVPSDKTLNHPTYKKIGGKDGMIPFYNVASRMLGVVKNPHLDESDSILKEIANEMGRGETFSATPVGVFFGEKPGQTVKDPFFLGEGPERTTCNLCGGCMVGCRFNSKNTLDKNYLFFAEKLGAKVLPETKATDLVPLNERGEVDPNASGEFGYQLSTRSTTGWFGFPKRKFKARSVVLSAAVMGTVGLLLRSREAGHMKRLSHRLGDDVRTNSETVLGVTKFGKNVDFSNGVAITSSIHPDEHTHIEPVRYSKGSDFFGTLASVLTDGGGFFPRPLKYFFTMFTQPIYFLKASWPFGFAKNSLILLVMQTLDNKVKLVRKRRMSWPFEKSITSAISSGEKVPSYIPIANQTARKVAKKIGGIPRSSLNDVLLNAPITGHIMGGCVMGSDPEEGVIDFENKVYGYKNLRVCDSSMIPVNLGVNPSLSITAMTERAMSMIPPKDNKSVASFEFEKQFGITSVVFPKT from the coding sequence ATGAAGACAGAAGAGAAAACAGATGTTCATTTTGATTACGACTATATCATAGTCGGCTCCGGTTTTGGCGGGAGTGTTTCTGCCATGAGGTTAAGCCAAAAAGGTTATTCTGTCTTGGTAATTGAGTCGGGTAAAAGATGGACCGCGAAAGAATTTCCTAAAACGAATTGGTCTGTTCACAAATATTTATGGATGCCTAGATTAGGTTTTTATGGAATCCAAAGACTCAATCTTCTAAAGGATTTTTTCTTAGTCAGCGGTGCTGGAGTTGGTGGAGGTTCTTTAGTCTATGCAAACACACTTTACGTTCCTTCCGATAAAACATTAAATCATCCAACATATAAAAAAATTGGCGGTAAGGATGGAATGATTCCTTTCTATAATGTAGCATCTAGAATGTTGGGTGTTGTTAAGAATCCTCATTTGGATGAATCTGACTCCATTTTAAAAGAAATCGCAAATGAAATGGGAAGAGGTGAAACTTTTTCTGCCACTCCCGTTGGAGTATTCTTCGGTGAAAAGCCGGGACAAACAGTTAAGGATCCATTCTTCTTAGGTGAAGGCCCTGAAAGAACTACATGTAATCTTTGCGGAGGTTGTATGGTAGGATGTCGTTTTAATTCTAAAAATACATTAGATAAAAATTATCTATTTTTTGCCGAGAAGTTGGGGGCTAAAGTTCTTCCTGAGACAAAGGCGACTGATCTAGTTCCATTAAATGAAAGGGGAGAAGTCGATCCAAATGCAAGCGGAGAATTCGGTTATCAACTTTCTACAAGATCCACAACAGGTTGGTTCGGATTTCCCAAAAGAAAATTCAAAGCTAGGTCTGTTGTACTTTCTGCAGCAGTAATGGGAACTGTTGGTTTACTTTTGCGTTCCAGAGAAGCTGGACATATGAAACGCCTGTCACATCGTCTAGGAGATGATGTTCGTACAAATAGTGAAACGGTCTTAGGAGTAACCAAATTTGGAAAGAATGTGGATTTTTCCAATGGAGTAGCGATCACTTCTTCCATTCATCCGGATGAACACACACATATAGAGCCGGTTCGTTATTCTAAGGGTTCTGATTTTTTTGGAACTCTTGCGAGTGTTCTTACTGACGGCGGAGGCTTCTTTCCTAGACCTCTTAAATATTTTTTCACTATGTTCACTCAGCCTATTTATTTTTTGAAAGCATCATGGCCGTTCGGCTTTGCAAAAAATTCTCTCATTTTGCTGGTCATGCAAACTTTGGACAATAAGGTAAAGTTAGTTAGAAAGAGAAGAATGTCCTGGCCTTTCGAGAAGTCTATAACTTCCGCTATTAGTTCAGGAGAGAAGGTACCTTCTTATATTCCTATCGCAAACCAAACCGCAAGAAAGGTAGCTAAGAAGATAGGCGGTATTCCTAGAAGCTCATTAAATGATGTTCTTCTGAATGCTCCTATCACAGGGCATATTATGGGTGGATGCGTAATGGGTTCTGATCCGGAAGAAGGTGTGATCGATTTTGAGAACAAAGTTTATGGTTATAAAAATCTTAGAGTTTGTGATAGCTCAATGATCCCTGTGAATCTTGGAGTGAATCCTTCGCTTTCGATTACAGCGATGACTGAAAGAGCAATGTCTATGATCCCTCCTAAAGACAATAAGTCGGTTGCTAGTTTCGAATTTGAAAAACAATTTGGAATTACTTCTGTAGTCTTTCCTAAAACGTGA
- a CDS encoding flavin-containing monooxygenase, translated as MQELPKVCVIGAGSSGITVCKSLQDKGIPYDCYEKGSDVGGNWRYKNDNGLSNIYKSLHINTHRDRMEYRDYPMPDWYADYPNHEPIQKYFVDYVEHFGLRKHIKFKNGVAKIEPQDDGTYLVTSEKGEKIFYDAVIVANGHHWSPRWPEPDFPGKFNGKIIHSHDYVDPEHPIQLTGKRVVVLGMGNSAMDISVELSRPGVAKKVFLSSRRGAWVIPNYLFGKPLDKQTELLPPGTPFWLKQFLFGTMLKIGVGKMEDFGLPKPDHKPGEAHPTISQDILVRLGRGDIKYKPVIQEYNGNKVKFADGSEEEIDAIIYCTGYNVKFPFFKPEFISAPNNHLPLFHRTFKPDLNNLFFVGLYQPLGAIMPLAEFQGKWLAEYLTGNYCLPTTTEMQNQIQDYEKKMKKRYVSSARHTMQVDYEDFLYYMQKELKAGKKRASKSVQTLPVPSKAKYKQPGKQSSSNGKSEPRKKSALAKV; from the coding sequence ATGCAAGAGTTGCCGAAAGTCTGCGTTATTGGCGCTGGCTCTAGTGGAATCACTGTTTGTAAATCATTGCAAGACAAAGGTATCCCCTACGATTGTTACGAAAAAGGAAGCGATGTAGGAGGTAACTGGAGATATAAAAACGACAACGGTCTGAGTAATATTTATAAGTCATTACATATCAACACTCACAGAGATAGAATGGAATATAGAGATTATCCTATGCCAGATTGGTATGCGGATTATCCAAATCATGAACCTATCCAAAAATATTTTGTGGATTACGTGGAACATTTTGGACTTCGTAAACATATTAAATTTAAGAATGGTGTCGCAAAAATAGAACCTCAAGACGACGGAACTTATTTAGTTACAAGTGAGAAAGGAGAAAAAATATTTTATGATGCGGTTATCGTAGCCAACGGACATCATTGGTCTCCTCGTTGGCCTGAGCCTGACTTTCCAGGTAAATTTAACGGAAAGATAATACATTCTCATGACTATGTAGATCCAGAACATCCGATTCAATTAACCGGCAAAAGAGTTGTAGTACTTGGAATGGGAAATAGCGCTATGGATATCTCCGTAGAGTTAAGCCGTCCTGGAGTTGCAAAAAAAGTTTTCTTATCATCCAGAAGGGGAGCCTGGGTAATCCCAAATTATCTTTTCGGAAAACCTTTAGATAAACAAACGGAGTTACTTCCGCCAGGAACTCCTTTTTGGTTAAAACAATTTTTGTTTGGAACAATGTTAAAGATAGGAGTTGGAAAGATGGAAGATTTTGGCCTTCCTAAACCGGATCATAAACCTGGAGAAGCTCATCCAACTATCTCGCAAGATATTTTAGTCAGACTCGGAAGAGGAGATATAAAATACAAACCTGTGATCCAAGAATATAATGGAAACAAAGTAAAGTTTGCTGACGGCTCTGAGGAAGAGATCGACGCAATCATTTATTGCACTGGATACAACGTCAAGTTCCCGTTCTTCAAACCTGAGTTTATCTCTGCTCCTAATAATCATCTTCCCTTGTTTCACAGAACTTTCAAACCGGATCTGAATAATTTATTCTTTGTAGGATTGTATCAGCCTTTAGGAGCAATAATGCCACTTGCGGAGTTCCAAGGAAAATGGCTGGCAGAATATCTAACCGGAAATTATTGCCTCCCAACAACTACTGAAATGCAAAATCAGATCCAAGATTACGAAAAGAAGATGAAGAAGAGGTACGTAAGCTCTGCGAGACATACAATGCAGGTGGATTACGAAGACTTTTTATATTATATGCAGAAGGAACTAAAAGCAGGTAAGAAGAGAGCATCTAAAAGTGTGCAAACATTACCTGTCCCATCCAAAGCAAAGTATAAACAACCTGGAAAACAAAGCTCTTCTAACGGAAAATCTGAACCAAGGAAAAAAAGTGCTCTGGCAAAAGTTTGA
- a CDS encoding NAD-dependent succinate-semialdehyde dehydrogenase, whose amino-acid sequence MIQLNRPSLFKNSNFYSGEWKTFSKTIQVFDPATGEKIGEVPDLPREEVRKALEFAEKSQKEWSKTIPKQRARFLRNWADLMIQNKEDLAKIMTWEQGKPLAESRGEIDYAASYLEWFSEEAKRAYGDLIPTHRKELRLMAWKEPVGVTGILTPWNFPSSMITRKIGPALAAGCVVISKPSELTPYSAIALAVLAEEAGIPSGVFQVVTGQPEPIANEFLENKIVRKISFTGSTRVGKILLARSANQVKRISLELGGNAPFIVFADANMKEAIRGGIASKFRNAGQTCVCTNRFLVEEKIAEEFAHGLAEEVSKFKIGNGFEEGVNIGPLIHSAAVKKVDSHLKDAIEKGGKLLLGGKPHSLGGNFYEPSVLSGISEKSLCFQEETFGPLAPIKSFKSEEEALQIANASDVGLASYVYTNDPARIWRISEALEAGMVSVNEGILSTEQVPFGGVKESGMGREGSKYGIEEYQEIKYICWGGQG is encoded by the coding sequence ATGATCCAACTCAACCGACCTTCTTTATTCAAAAATTCTAATTTTTATTCCGGAGAATGGAAGACCTTCTCAAAGACTATACAGGTTTTTGATCCTGCAACAGGTGAGAAGATAGGAGAAGTGCCCGATCTTCCCAGGGAAGAAGTAAGAAAAGCTTTGGAGTTTGCTGAGAAGTCTCAAAAAGAATGGTCCAAAACAATTCCTAAACAAAGAGCAAGATTTCTCAGGAACTGGGCGGATTTAATGATCCAAAACAAAGAAGACTTAGCAAAAATTATGACCTGGGAGCAAGGAAAACCTTTAGCGGAATCCAGAGGAGAAATAGATTATGCTGCTTCGTATTTGGAATGGTTTTCAGAAGAGGCAAAACGGGCATACGGAGATCTAATCCCAACTCATAGAAAAGAACTTAGATTGATGGCTTGGAAAGAACCTGTGGGCGTTACAGGAATTTTAACACCTTGGAATTTTCCTTCTTCCATGATCACTCGAAAGATAGGGCCGGCTCTTGCAGCGGGATGCGTTGTGATTTCTAAACCTTCTGAACTTACTCCATATTCGGCAATTGCATTAGCTGTACTTGCAGAAGAGGCCGGAATTCCTTCTGGAGTTTTCCAAGTAGTCACAGGACAACCCGAACCGATCGCAAATGAATTTTTAGAAAACAAAATTGTTCGAAAGATCAGTTTTACAGGTTCCACAAGAGTGGGAAAAATACTTTTAGCAAGATCTGCAAACCAAGTTAAAAGAATTTCTTTGGAATTAGGTGGAAATGCTCCATTCATTGTATTCGCAGATGCAAATATGAAAGAAGCAATACGAGGGGGAATCGCATCAAAATTTCGTAATGCAGGTCAGACTTGTGTATGCACAAATAGATTTTTGGTGGAAGAAAAGATTGCAGAAGAATTTGCTCACGGCTTAGCAGAAGAAGTTTCCAAATTTAAAATTGGGAATGGTTTTGAAGAAGGGGTTAATATTGGTCCTTTGATCCATTCTGCTGCGGTTAAAAAAGTAGATTCTCATCTAAAAGACGCCATCGAGAAGGGAGGAAAACTTCTGCTAGGAGGTAAGCCTCATTCTCTCGGTGGGAACTTCTACGAACCGAGCGTTCTCTCGGGAATCTCCGAAAAATCATTATGTTTCCAAGAAGAGACTTTTGGTCCTCTCGCACCTATCAAAAGTTTCAAATCAGAAGAAGAAGCATTACAAATTGCAAACGCAAGCGACGTAGGATTAGCATCTTACGTGTATACGAACGATCCTGCCAGGATTTGGAGAATTTCAGAAGCCTTAGAAGCCGGGATGGTTTCAGTCAACGAAGGCATTTTATCCACAGAACAGGTTCCCTTTGGCGGAGTAAAAGAGTCAGGTATGGGCAGGGAAGGCTCCAAATATGGGATAGAAGAATATCAGGAAATAAAATATATCTGCTGGGGTGGACAAGGCTAA